The Prunus dulcis chromosome 5, ALMONDv2, whole genome shotgun sequence genomic sequence TTGGTTGGATTTTGCAGCTCTGGTAATAGAAAGAAGAGCAAAGGCCAAGTAGCTTCAGATGGGTGCTTTTCGGTCTACTTTAGGCCTCAAAGACAACAGTTTGCGGTGAAGACAGAGTTTGCTTATCACTTGTTGTTTAAGATGCTGTTGGAGGATGCTGAGACGGAATATAGGTACAATTGGGAAGGGCCAATTTTGCTTCCTTGTGATGtggattttttcttcttcaaagtATTGGTTGAGATAGAGAGAAGTGAGGAAGTTGGCATTCCCAATTGTGGGTTTGTTATAGTTCTTTGATACTTTGCAGTCCAGCTCGTTGTCTAAGTTCGAGTATTAACAACAGTTATGGTGGTGCTTATATGTTGCTTAGTCCGTCGAGAATGATGAAGATAAACCAATTTTAAAAGATGAATATAGGGACATCAATTTATCATTGTTGGTGGTTAATTTTGTGCAAACAATTTGTAATTCAAACACTTTGATAGAGAAAAGCTATATAAATGTagatcagaaaatttaagcaaAAACCTATATAACATATCCAACTATGTGGCTTAATACACATAACAACTGGACTAGTCAACGCATAATACCTACAACAAACTCCCTATTTAGCACAGTTTATTGAGCCAAAAAACATTGTCAATCCAAAAGAAGTCAGAGCACAAAacatcaaaaacaaaataagtgTGCTCACCGAATTGCATGAACCTTATCTAAAAACCTATTTTAATGGGTTATGATCATCGAATCAACATCTGCCTCCTACACTGACACATTATATTGTTCAAAATGGACCTTCACATTTCGTAAATATCTTAAAAGGTCACCCGAATCTTTAACATCATAGTTTTTCAGGTTGCTCATCCTATATTTGTAGGTTGTCTTGTAACTGTAAACTTTGCATATACTTCAACCTCTTATGAAtagtctttaaaaaaattgatgtgaTTGAAGCTGCTTTACATACACAGAATACCTGTACAAAACAATATAAGCAAAATAAACTCAGGAGGTACTAACAcaaaaattcccaaaaaaaacataagtaATGTTGAAATAAACAACTCACGACAAACGATCGAGATCTTCAAAACATTCAAAGAAATTGTCGCACTCCTCCCAATCTAAAATTTGGGGTTCAATCAAATCAACCAACAAACCCTTGAAATCTTTATAGTCCTCATTCATTAGGAACTCGAGGTCGGACACACGAGATTGGGCTAAACAACGTTCaatcttcattatttttagcTTTCCTTTGATGAAGACATAAGAAGACTTCAAATACAAATATCCATGATACAGCTTATAGTTATGGATGTTACATATGGTATCTAAAAAAAGATCTGCCAAATCAAAGAAATACTACAttactcaaaagaaaaaaaattatacaatattAAACATTTAactaaattaaatattattaaacaCTTACTTGATGGTAACACGCCAATACTCGGTAACAACTATTGATATTTGCAATGATCTTATTCTGACTTTTCTTCGACTCTTCAAGCCACTCagacaaataatttttgtatttgtcaTAAACGAAACAATAAAATCCCATTTTTAGCATAAACTCTTTTCGAGATCCACTCCAAAACTTCTCTTCGGAGTCTTTACCAAAGACAAACGATAATAGAAACAATATATTCTTATCTAATGCCCTATGTGTCAAGTGGAACCCTGTTTTCGCAGCTTTTGTACATTCACCAACATAAACCAACTTCACATCTCGACTAACACcttctcccaaaaaaatttcctcaTCAAAGTCAAACTCTAACAGTCATAATTTGCGGTCATATTAACCAAGAAAACCGTCGATCCTACTATCAAACTTTTTGAATCTAAATTGTGAAtctaaacaaaaaacagaataACAAAACCAACCTTAAACCAAGTTGTGAatctaaacaaaataaacagaaTAAGTTGTCACAGTAAAGTAAACAAAATAAGTTGCAAAtctaaacaaaaaacagagttACAGTAATACAAAAGTTGAAGTTAGCATGCATTTCAAATATGGAAACCCTTAAAGTCAATTATGaagtaaaacaaaaccaacccTAAACCAAAACCCAAGTACAGAAAATTGAGGTGCCCAAATGAACTTTGCCACAACTGAGGAATTGTTGCATGTAATAAGAAGATTATcaacataaaccaaaaaataatttacaacagTCCCattttttaagagaaagagagagaggcatCGAATATGACATTGACAAAGCCATGCGAGAGCAAAAAGGagtgcaaaaacaaaatagtttGTAAACTTTAATTTAGTCACTTTAATAGTGGTTACAACAAAGGAAAGAGAGTTGAGTGTCACTAgtattagaagaagaaaaaaaaaagtaaaacgAGGGATAATACCATCTCAGTCTGTAACAAACATACATGTATTGAACCTATGGCCTGAGCTTCATCTACAAAGATCAAGCCACAAAAAGAGAAGACTTGGGAAGACGCCACAGTCTTCAATCATTGTAATTGATAGGATTGTTCGGATTATACCTCAACATATAATGTAGCATTATCTGTGCATCTTCACATAAAAAGCTTTTaaaaaactcattttcatcttccacaaCTTGCACCCACAAGCCTGCAATATCATCATTTATTCGGTATGGCCCTTCAATATCTTTACATTTGTGTTACCAAATACCATTCATTTGCCACACCTTTGCCTTCCAATGTAATCCAATATACATGATATTGGATATTCAACCAATTTAATTTGCCCACTTAGTTATACTTCAATAACCtctgcaacaaaatcaaaattcacaCTTGTGCATCAATAGAAGAATACGGGGTAGGGCCCCAAACATCATATAAAGAAGTTCTAGTGGACCATGGCTTATAAGGGAAGAAGTACCAAAAGGAAGCTTATGGCTTTTATTACATTGACATAAAGGACAAAAAGACTCGGACAATTTGGAAGACAATAAATGGAGGAGAAACGAAGAATTTGTTGAAGAGTTTTAAGATTTGGGTGACCAAGACGCTAGTGCCACAAATTTGGGGAAACCACCACACCCACTATGGCCTGAGGTTGACGGAGAGATTGGGTAGACCACTTGTAGACATTGTCTTTATTCGGGCCTTGAAGAAGTACCGCCCCGGTACTTAGATCCTTGAcatgaaaaaaataaggaaaaagtgACAGCCAATGGTGGTGGCATGGTGGCGGCTTGGAAAGAAATGTGACCAACAGGAAGAGCAAGAGCAAACCAATggggaaaataagaaaatagaCAGAGGGGCAGAATTAGGGGCAGTAGTAAGGGAGAAAGATGACTCATCAAATTGAACATGACGAGAAATAAAGAGTTTGATGGAGAAGAGATCAAAACTTTTGTAGGCACTTTGATTAGATGAGTAACCAAGAAAAAGATACGGGCAGGAATGAGGAAGTAACTTGTTGGAGTTGTAAGGTCGTGGCCATGGAAAACACAGGCAGCCAAATGTACGAAGATGTGAGTAATTTGGTTGTTGATGAAAAAGTTTTGTATGTGGGGAGACATTGTTAAGAATGGGAGTAGGCATGTAATTTATGAGATAGACCGCAGTTTGAAAAGCATAAGACCAATAAGAAATAGGTGAGGAGGCTTGATGAAGAAGAGTGAGATCGATTTCAACAACATGACGATGCCACAAATTTGGAGATACCAGCATACCCACCATGGCCTGAGGTTGACAGAGAGATTGGGTTGACCACTCGTACACATCATTCTTATTCAGGCCTCGAAGAAGCACCACCTTGTGCTTAGATCCTTGACATGAaagaaataaggaaaaagttCAATAGATATGTTATTTTGTATGTTAAATTTGAAAGTAGAAATAATGTTgtgttttattgaaaaaaaacacaaagaacaTTAGATAGGGTAAATGATTTTAAGGAATGAGCAGGGAGAGAGGATGAACCGACATGAGTAATACCCAAACCTGAACCATTACCAATAATTATTTCATTATGgccatcatatgtggagacACCGGAGAGATTAGTGACATTTGAGGTAACATGGCGAGAGACACAGGAATCAAGCAACCAGGTAGGAGAGGCAGTGGAGCTGTCATGGGAGGTAGAGTTAAGCATTGACTGAGTTTGTGAGCAGGATTGAAGCTGGGACAATGTTTGGCCCTATGACCTTGTGTACCACGCCACTGACAATAGCCATGGTAACCAATGTCGGTGGTGTTGTTTTAATGACGGTCGTTGTCAGTGATGAAAGGTGAGGTGGATTCAAAGAAACCATGATAATTATTACAAAAGCGAAAAGGACACGATCTTAATTGGAGTTGTTGGAGAAAAAACCACGATGGGTGTTGGTTCGTTGGGAGCTTTGAGTGACATTGGCAGTGATGACAGGTGCCACAACAACGATGTCGGCACGTGTGAGGGCAGTTTCATGTTCAACCAACATATCATGAAGATTTTCAAATAAAGTAgaggagtcatgggaactaaCGATAGCAACAATCTCCTTAAATTCAGAACCAACACCATTAAGACTATAAAAGGGAAGATCATCATCGAAAAGAGGGATGTCTATGATGGCAAGTTCGTCGGAGATAACCTTAACATCTTGCAAGTACTGAGAGACGAGCTTATTCTCATGACGCATTAGAGTAAGGCGTTCCTTGAGACCAAGAACACGAGCACCTGCTTTGCTAGCAATTAGATGGAGCAACTTGTCCCAAGCCTCTTTGGAAGTCTTAGCAGAGGCAATAAGAGAGATGACTTGTGGTGAAACTGATGCAAGAATAGCATGGAGGAAAAGTTGGTCTTGATGAATCCAGAAGGAATGGGACGCGGTTTGAGTGGTTGGTGGGGATGGACCAGAACCACCCACATAGCCCATAAGGTTATAGCTAAGAAGCAGTGCGCTAACCTGGGCACGCCAAGAGGGGTAATTTATGGGTGTAGTTTGATTGAAAGTTATGCGGCAACATTGATGGTGATTAAGAAGGTACGGATGGCATAGCTGGTGTCAGTGGCGAGTGGggtgaaaatttcaaaagattCAACAGCCATGACTATGGAAAgctggagagaaaaaaaaaaaaaggatcagAAGATACTCATTAGAGCCTTAGGGCTGTGATACCATAAAGAGGTTAAGAATAATGGTATATTTCATAGCTACTTTACAAGTACAAGACTTATGATTATATAGAGTTGAATACAATCCTAATAAGGTAAATACAATCAGAATTGGATGACTAAATCAATCTTGATCAAATGGAATAGGAAAGACAGCTAGCACATGTCATGGTTAACTTTCGTACGGAAGAGCAGATGATTGTGGAATGATTTGGGTTGTTGATGACGTGATCTCCTTTGATGTAGGAGATTCCCTGATTTATATACAACCATATCACCACAtgaatctttcttttttgtggttTTAATAGGATGCTTCTAGTTGGAGCATGGTTGTAAATGAACATTGTTCAACGGAAGGTGACGCAGCACAAGCAATAAGGTTTCAAGCGAAACCTTGATGTAACAAAGCAAACTGGATTCCACCAGAAAATTAAGAGAAGCTCTCTTagattaatattattaaaaactgAGTTACCAGAAAAGTTTAGACAAACCTGTCTAAATACACAATTCTCAACAACCCTCAACCCTTCAACTACCAAGGGAATTATTACATAAAactgaaacaacaaaattaaccTGGAGTCTTAATAACGTAACTCCTAAACGgacataaaactgaaaaaaacagaattaatTTGGAGTCTTGATAACATAACTCCTAAACTGTCAAAACAgaatttattggaaaattaacTACCAAACTTTAACTGCAATTTTGGAAGTCCAAATGACCTCAGAACGCCAAAATCCAGCATATGTCACGGCAAAGCGCTCGTGGATTCATCAAGACTGCAAATTCCCACCGCGGTTTGAGTGCACTCGTGGCATCGTTCCCTTTCCGAAATGGTATTTTGCGCCCTAATCGGAGCTTGGACGACAAAACTGCAAATTCCCACCGCGCCCTTTTTCTAGCTCAACCGCGATAAAATCTGCCAACTGTTCTACATCAGAAGGGCACTTCACACTGTTTTGTCCATAGCGGACTAAGACCAACTGTTACGcattgtttttgcattttacAGCTTTGATTTATAAGGATGTTTGGATTGAGGAAATTATATAGTACAAGGCTTGCAATTGGGTATGAAATTACATGCTCGCCTCAGTTTTGATGGCAGACTAGAATAGAATACCATGCATGCTTAATTCTGCTATACATAGTTGATCAAACTACAGGTAAGTTGGGGAAATACAACTCAAGTCTTGTGTGTAGATGGGTGAATTGAAGCATGAACGGTTTTTTTAAGTTGGTGAGTCACACCTCGGAGCTCATACGAGTCATGTAAGGTGCTACAGTTGTGCTCGAGGCTCAGCCTCCATAgaaggaaatatatatatttaaataatatagtcacgcggctatacgctttaaatattaaaatatttaagaaGTATAACTGCACAACTATATtatgtaaatatattttaaagagtataactggcggctatactttttaaatttattttaatatttaaagagtatagccgcgcggctatacgatttaaatttatatagcGGCTATGTTCTCGAATACAAATTAGCGCtcaagaaacccaaaaatcaatcTTAGGATTTGGTTTTGCTTCGATTCCTACACTCTGAACTTTCCCTCTCTGCGTGGATCAAGCTAAGGCTAGGGTTTTCTCTGATCGGCGCGATCCATCTCCATCTCCACGGAACGTCACTGTAAGttcccttgtttttttttttttttcaaaaactttcaattttcattttctgaaatcTTCACGGTTCAATGTATTTAttgattattatttcaaaatcGAGACACACTCATAGATATGTATTCGTTGCTGCATATTAGACTATTCCGTTTGGTTTCCGAGAAATCGGAATAGAAAGTGAAGTATGAAGCGGGCTTTGTGTGTTGCTTTGGTCTCTAAAGATGGAGCCTGgaggtgttttgtttttccacaGGACAGGACtgtcaattaaattaaaatatcacTAAATTATGATACAACTGTGGTGgactttgtatttccttcGTGTTTACATGTGTTTTGTATCTGGCTGTTACCTCTGAATTTTGATATGAAGCCAATCATGGTAGCAAGTGCTTTGTATTTGGAAGGAATGATGTTGTTTTACTTGTGAaactttttcagttttttataGGTTGTTGAAGCGGTTACAGTAAGTAGCACCTATCAAAAGCATTGTTCGACTCTCTCTGTTGCACTTGTACATGATGAATTAATTAGGATAATGAGTTCGGTTGTCAAATGAGTTTATGGCTTTTGATAATGTTATTGAATGATGAAACCATATTGGAATTGGAGGATATATGAGTTTGAGCCTAATTATACTGGGATTGGGCAGTTTGATGCTTATGTAGATCAAACAAGTAGTCATTGAGGatggatgatgatggtgacattgatatttttttttttccaattggAACAACAAGAATCCAACTTATCGCCTTTTTATTGTCTCTTGCCTTATCGCTGCTCTAGTTGGAATTTTGACTATAGCCCACTCCGCATTCTAAAGGAGGAGAAATATCAACCTAAGTTGGATGAAGGCAATAGCCAGGtcaaagaaaaatccaaaggcACGTTACAAAGTTCCTATAGCTCCTCATACTTGGGTTTAAGAATCGGTATCTCGTGGAAAGAACTTGAATTGCTGTGTATGCTTAAAGTCCATGAGCCCTTCTCAAACTCTTGGGCCTATGACAGCTTTAGACAGTTTTAGTCACCGTTGCAGTATTTGTGGTGCAGCGGCTCACCTAAGCTGCTCTTCTGCGCACAAGGATTGCAAGTGTGTATGCATGATGGGGTATGAGCATGTGATGCACCAATGGGCTGTCCGTTGGTATGAGGTAACAGATCAACCTGAAACTTCTTTCTGCAGCTATTGTGAAGAGCCATGTAGTGGGTCTTTTCTTGGTGGATCCGCAGTATGGTGCTGCTTGTGGTGTTAAAGATTGGTACATGTGGATTGCCACAGTAGCAGGTCCAATGAAACAGGTGATATTTGTGATTTAGGTCCATTCAGAAGGTTGATTCTATCCCCATCCCCTCTTTATGTAAAGGAACTGAGCCAGACTTCCGCTGGTGAATTTTTGAGCTCCATTACTCAGGGGGCCAATGAGATAGCATCTTCAGTACGTGCAACTATTAGGAGTCAGAGCAAGAAGTCCAGGCGTGGAAATGAAACCTCTGTTGACACGGGAAATAGTGGTAGTACTGGGGATATGTCCACAGAAAGCACAGCTGATACTCATCAAGCTGTTAATGGTTCTCTTGAAATTGAGGAAAACAGTAATGTTACTTTGAATGTGGATTTGCAGCACCAAGATGGTGATGTAGATAGGAAATTGGATTCTAAGCCTAGTTTCAAAATGAGCTCGTCAAGCAATAAATAAGAAGGTTGAGTATCAGGTTTTAAGGATGAAACAAAAATACGAGTTGATTGATTTGTCACCAGATTGAATATTTTTCTCAGGTTTTAGGAATTTACTGAGGCGACGATTGAATATTCTTCTCAATCCTGttcaggtttgatttctctacCATCTTGATTAGttggaaaaatatatttgcCTACATTTGTTTAGCCAAGTGAGGTGTTTAAGTAAGGTTTAAGGTTTAAATTTCTGTGGTGTAAACAAGAtttcccttcttttcttttcaaatgaGCCAAGTAAGGTTATTACTAAGGCTTAAGGTTTAAATCTCCGTGGGTTTGAAAAACTAAGATTTGCTAGTTTAGTTCCTTAGCGAATCAGGAAGTCCTAACAGTAAATTCTAATTGCTGATGATTATCAACATCACGTGCTGGGCTCTCTCCTCGGTTGATTTCTATGGAGTTTGGTGAACCTATTCCTCTATTATTATTTctgatatatcatatattgttGCTTAATTGTTGCATGTGCTTGTGTTTCGTGTAGGTTTTTGAGCTGAGCTCAACACAAGGACCGGGGGTGGGTCTTTATTTATTCAGAAAGGTGCTGCACTTCAGAATTCTTGTTTGCGGGGGAGATGTTACTGTTGCTTGGGTTCTGAATGCCATAGAAAAGCAAAACTTTGTCTCCTCCTACAGTTTCTGTTCTACCTGCCGGAACGGGGAACGATCTGGCTAGAGTTTTGTAATGGGGAGGTGGTTTGGG encodes the following:
- the LOC117629064 gene encoding uncharacterized protein LOC117629064; the encoded protein is MGYVGGSGPSPPTTQTASHSFWIHQDQLFLHAILASVSPQVISLIASAKTSKEAWDKLLHLIASKAGARVLGLKERLTLMRHENKLVSQYLQDVKVISDELAIIDIPLFDDDLPFYSLNGVGSEFKEIVAIVSSHDSSTLFENLHDMLVEHETALTRADIVVVAPVITANVTQSSQRTNTHRGFFSNNSN